aaagtctaggaccaaagggcatcatctcatAATAAATGgtcacctatttaagacagatgtggtggaatttcttctctcagagggttgtgaatctgtacaATTCTTTTCCACAGATGGCTGCTGAGGTTGGCTCAtgaggtatattcaaggctgaggtggaCAGATATTTAATTGGTAAAACAATCAAGGGTTAAGGGAAAACACAGCAAAGTGGTGTCGAGGATGTtcatatcagccacgatctcaccgactgcagactcgatgggctgaatcaTCTACTACTATTCATATGTCTTATAGTCTTCCAGTTAATTGTTGTGGTTCATTTAGGTACCAACAACAGAGTTGGGACCAGGACACAGTTTTTCCTCAGAGAGTACAAGTAGCTCGGGGCTAGCAAAACCTCAAGTGTGATAATCTCTGTATTAGTCTGGCAAGGTCTGGCTGACAGTCCTTACTGTCTTCCGCATTGTTTTATTGGTAGCCAGCGGTGAGCCCATCTACCATGATGAACAAATTGTCATAGGGTAACTAAGATGAGAAAGCTaaatgcttgtctcaaagattgaTGTGGAACAATTGGATTCTGGCTCATGGGCAGTGCTATCAGTACTTGGGAAAGTGAAGCTGTACCACTAAGATGTATTAatctgaatcatgctgggaccagtgttctgTTGATTTAAGTACCAAGGAGAGCAGAGAAGGATTTAAACTAAATATTGGGGTAAAGGATCCAGTGGGAAGATATGGTAAAATGAATAGGGACAGGAAGTCAAGACACCATGGTATCAGGAGGGATAATAATGCACAGAGCATGATAGGAAGGGGCCTTCATAGAATTTAAATGAAAAATGTATTAACCTCCACTTGAAAGGCTAAATTCTGGTAATATATGACAGTTAATGTGTTAAGACAGGGTATTCAAATTATGGTGCAAAGGAAGGTAAAGAGTTAGAATGAAGGTGTGCCATTATTGAATTAGCTGCTGGCTGAATAAACTCAAATGGCTGAGTAGCCTCTTTCTGATCTGCTTTTGGTTTTAGAAGTGGCTGGCTAGAGGCTTGATGCTTGTTTTCTGTTGGTTTCTTCCAGTGAGGTTGTGTTGAAGGCTTCACTCTGCCAAGATGAGCTGGGCTTTCCTGACGAGACTCCTCGAGGAGATCCATAACCACTCCACGTTTGTTGGCAAGGTCTGGCTGACGGTTCTCATTGTCTTCCGCATTGTTTTGTTGGTAGTTGGCGGTGAGCCCATTTACCATGATGAACAAAGCAAGTTCACATGTAACACTCAGCAACCAGGTTGTGAGAATGTTTGCTACAATTCCTTTGCACCGCTGTCGCACATCCGGTTCTGGGTCTTCCAAATCATCATGATCACAGTGCCATCCATTATATACCTTGGCTACGCCATACACCGGATAGCCCGGATGGAAGGTGCCCAGCCAAAACCCAAGAGAAAGATACCCATTGTGCATCGGGGACCTGCCCGGGATTACgaggaggcagagggtgatgaCGAGGAGGACCCCATGGTTTGTGAGGAAATTGAGAATGAACCTGAGACTGAAGATGTCAAGAAAACTCCTGAGAAGACGCTACATGATGGCAGGAGGCGTATCAAGGAAGATGGACTTATGAAGATGTATGTCTTCCAGCTCCTGATGAGAACTTTGTTTGAAATTGGTTTCTTGGCTGCACAATACTTTCTATATGGGTTTGAAGTACTTCCTGGCTTTGTGTGCAGTACAATTCCTTGTCCATACACCGTCGACTGTTTTGTGTCACGTCCCACAGAGAAAACCATCTTCTTGTTGGTAATGTATGTGGTCAGTGGTCTCTGCTTATTGCTCAACTTTGCTGAGCTCTTCCACCTTGGTCTTGGTGGCATCAGGGATGGCTTGAGGGGTAGGCGGCAGGCCTCTCACCTGTATTACTCCTCCAGGAGCAACCACTATGCCCCTCCAGGCTATCACTCTGTGTTTCAAAAGGACAAGACCAAGCTGGGCAATGGGAATGTGCCGTACCACAACAACTTTGGCGCTCGGGGGCCAGAGAGTTTTGAGATGTCTGAGGTAGTTCACCGACACCTAAAGCTTGCTCAGGAGCAACTGAACATGGCATACCAAGCATCAGGAGAGCTCCCTCATCAACCAAGAAGTGGCATTCCTGTCTCAAATTGTACGGCTGTTGAGCAGAACCGACTGAAACTTGGCCAGGAAGGTGAAAGCGCTTGTGCCAAATAAGCAGGTAAAATAGAAAATCATTAGTAATTTATAGAGGGCAGCTTTGGCTCAGTGGATAACATTCTGACTTCagaggttgtggattcaagtttCATTGAGGTCTTGAGCACAAACTAGGACAGGGGTGGTGGTGTGAAGCAATAACATAGATTTCTaggggaaactcaacaggtcagggagcatctgtgggcagaaaacAGACTTCAtctttcaggtcaggtgaccaatTTTTATCCATCTAATAATTTCACAGTAGACATTGGCCCTAATCTTCCAATCTGTTTAGTATCCCCCCCTTCTGACCCAGATCAGctctttattttaattcattattATGATTGTGCTTTTTGCCGGCTGTGCCAACacttattactcatccctaatcacccagaaTCACATATTACTATGGGCCTAGAGTCAGATGTAGGCAAAACCAGGTAAAGACGGAAGACATTCTTCTTcagaggacatcagtgaaccacatgggtttcaGACTAAATGTATCCAACTGGAGGTGTCTGGATTACCAGCTTAGTGAcatagggaaggcaatggcctagtggttttattgctGAACTATTAGTACGGAGACCCTGGTAATGTGCTGGAGCTATGgggtcaaatcctgccatagcaagtggttgaatttgaattcaataagtaacTGGAATTAGTGTCTAATAATGACTATGAAATTATTGTTAATTATAAGTAAAAAACtaatctggttcacgaatgtctttAAGGGAAGGAACTTGTCATTCTTACCTAGTTGagtcgacatgtgactccaggcccactgcaatgtggttgacacttaacttcCTTCTgggtaataaacactggcccagccagtgacacccacaaacCAAGTGATCTTGAAAAGGACATTTGAATATAGTATTACAAAACTTCACGTTGTCCCAAGATAAATTACAGCCAATGAGGTGTTTTAAAAGTGTAGTTACTGTTTTAATGTCAAAAAGGGTAGCGTTGTGGGAGCTGGCTGTGCACTGCAATGAGATACTGGGCATGCAGCACCACAGACACTTCTGTTCCTtcaaagacatgaagggcaaaaTGGCCTTCATGATTTTCCCTAATAGGCTTGAGGGTCTAAATATTTTCCTTTATAAGACACCTAACAGTTctccttcagagatagtaagaattgccgatgctggagtcagagataacacagcgtggagctggaagaacacagcaggctaggcagcattcgaggagcaggaaagctgatgtttcaggttgggacccttcttcagaaatggtcatttgtctgaagaaaggtcccaacccaaacaCCTAACAGTTCTCCTTGACCTTCCATGCCAATTTCAGAGTttgaatgaccttcttctgccCTTGTATAAAATATAGGCAAGGCTGGGTGGCCTTCTTCTGTCTTTGTGTAACAGGCTTAGGCAACTTACGGTCTCCCTTTGTTTGTATGTTTCTTACTAATATCACTGATGATTTGAGTAATCCACTGATCCCTTGCCATCCCACTGATTATTCTTCTGTTCCCTTTTTAGGTCTGCATGGATGATGCTGATGGAACGGGCTCTTTGACTTTGACATTCGGAGAAAGTCGTCACTTGAAGCAATAAAGGAACCTCGACTGAAAAGACTCACATTTCATTCTTACTCTCTGGGCTTTAACATCACCAACTCGCAAAAGCAAAACTACTGGAAAGAGCTGGGTTGTGAGGGGACACTGGATTTAGGGCTGGGCGAGGGCGAGTTAGGTATGTTTAGGCAAACTTGACAGTGTTGAGAATTTTAAGTCCAATAATTGTTCAACTGACTGAAGGGTCTAAAACTTATCTTGTAGCATTTGAGGCACTGACAGCTAGTCTTCATAATTGAAAGGGAGACTGGGGAAGAAACTGAGGGGGTGGCCCTCTCATTAAGCAGGTACAATCTAACAGAACTCGCTCAGCCAGATAATTTGTAGTTTCTTTTCATCATTAAATTGatcattcattttgtttctctaGTTTTGGGTTAGTTTAATTCTTAATGAAATCCTTACTTTTTTTGGTGTTGGGTTTAGATAAatacttttccaaaaaaaaaactcGGTGTAGCAAGGGGACAATTAATGACAAACTGTTTTGTTTAGTGTTAGAACATATCAGAATCA
The window above is part of the Stegostoma tigrinum isolate sSteTig4 chromosome 7, sSteTig4.hap1, whole genome shotgun sequence genome. Proteins encoded here:
- the LOC125453767 gene encoding gap junction gamma-1 protein-like, whose protein sequence is MSWAFLTRLLEEIHNHSTFVGKVWLTVLIVFRIVLLVVGGEPIYHDEQSKFTCNTQQPGCENVCYNSFAPLSHIRFWVFQIIMITVPSIIYLGYAIHRIARMEGAQPKPKRKIPIVHRGPARDYEEAEGDDEEDPMVCEEIENEPETEDVKKTPEKTLHDGRRRIKEDGLMKMYVFQLLMRTLFEIGFLAAQYFLYGFEVLPGFVCSTIPCPYTVDCFVSRPTEKTIFLLVMYVVSGLCLLLNFAELFHLGLGGIRDGLRGRRQASHLYYSSRSNHYAPPGYHSVFQKDKTKLGNGNVPYHNNFGARGPESFEMSEVVHRHLKLAQEQLNMAYQASGELPHQPRSGIPVSNCTAVEQNRLKLGQEGESACAK